A window of Macrobrachium rosenbergii isolate ZJJX-2024 chromosome 15, ASM4041242v1, whole genome shotgun sequence contains these coding sequences:
- the LOC136846265 gene encoding uncharacterized protein, translating into MGLLLHWLSNPFEGLEVASSPIREPICVQYDPANNLPTKLSLSSELPVLCAPVGARLLHFWSRWESRKVDPWVLQVLKKGYAITLSNLSHGTDSLLCRLREVFSTVSGSFDSVQEAGSGGSRRHEHRRILQSPLCSPQIIRGMETRPGCQCSDVQITKFKMKTNQLVLSAIHQGDWMVTIHMQDTYFHFPVHQYSRKYLRFMFQDRVFQFWALCFGFSTAPQVFTQVLATSAKWLHLIGINVSLYLDDWLLCSPSEAQCMEDLQKTLQLAQDLGLLINFKKLQLVPTQSILYLVIVIDSLNFWAFLSQQSILKSILFRPAANAWMSRKSQ; encoded by the exons ATGG GACTTCTTCTCCATTGGCTCAGCAACCCTTTTGAGGGATTAGAGGTTGCTTCCAGTCCCATCCGAGAGCCAATTTGTGTCCAGTACGACCCAGCAAACAACCTTCCAACAAAACTGTCTCTTTCAAGTGAGTTACCTGTCCTCTGTGCTCCGGTGGGAGCAAGGCTCCTTCATTTTTGGAGCAGGTGGGAGTCAAGAAAAGTAGATCCTTGGGTGCTACAAGTATTAAAGAAGGGCTATGCTATCACCCTCAGTAACCTCTCCCATGGAACTGACAGCCTACtctgtaggctcagagaggttttcagcaCTGTCTCGGGAAGTTTTGACTCTGTTCAAGAAGCAGGCAGTGGAGGAAGTCGAAGACACGAGCACAGaaggattttacaatcgcctctttgtagtccccaaatcatcagggggatggagacccgtcctGGATGTCAGTGCTCTGATGTCCAAATTACAAAGTTCAAGATGAAAACAAATCAATTGGtcctgtcagccatccatcagggggattggatggtgacgaTACATATGCAGGACACTTATTTCCACTTTCCAGTTCACCAGtattccaggaagtatctgaggttcatgttccaggacagggtcttccagtttTGGGCCCTGTGCTTTGGCTTctccacggcccctcaagttttcacccagGTTCTCGCTACATCAGCAAAGTGGTTACACCTCATAGGAATCAACGTGTCCttatacctggatgattggctccTTTGCTCCCCATCAGAAGCCcaatgcatggaggaccttcagaagacccttCAACTTGCACAAGACTTAGGATTGctgataaacttcaagaaattGCAGTTAGTCCCCACACAGTCGATTCTATATTTGGTGATAGTGatagattctctgaatttttgggcttttctgtcccAACAGAGTATTCTCAAGAGTATTCTCTTCCGTCCTGCAGCCAACGCTTGGATGAGCCGAAAGTCCCAATAG
- the LOC136846266 gene encoding uncharacterized protein codes for MLNQPPAKKALLEHLQSLLKHPQPPVESLPEEDWEASCCFNILRAEALTHSSSPSHQPPVASTSFVEVASADMFCLEDEDDDSRREREIQHPSPPVASTSFASTSFISLVAPQPPVASTSFAPQHPSCLSASCCFNILRASASCCSNILHASHQPQPTSFVCLVAQHPLCISLLLLQHLCLLSASCCFNILRASSASCCFNILRASSASCCFNILRLISLNILCASSASSILRCFNQPPVASTSFVPHQPPVASTSFAPHQPPVASTSFVPLISLLLLQHPLCLSSASCCFNILRASHQPPVASTASCCFNILRASSASCCFNILCSPNNLLLLQHPSPDTSLMLLQHLNSLLLLQQPPVASTTVLLQPPASVSSWGPVVQHPSPSSASCCHYTTVTFDAPAPVKSFEKFSCFNILCASQALASTSFGVSASTSFSSHHPVASDINISLLLLQHWTSASQNQPPVASPLCLSSASCCKILCVTFTKVVFLNASILCASHQPPAKQTLTCMPPDQTSLASHLLQHPLCLSVASIVSKPPVAKEVPL; via the exons ATGTTGAACCAGCCTCCTGCCAAGAAGGCACTGTTGGAGCACCTTCAAAGCCTCCTGAAACATCCCCAGCCTCCTGTTGAATCTCTTCCTGAAGAAGATTGGgaagcctcctgttgcttcaacatccttcgtgCTGAGGCCTTGACccattcttcttctccctctcatcagcctcctgttgcttcaacatccttcgtaGAAGTGGCTTCAGCTGATATGTTTTGCTTAGAGGATGAAGACGACGACAgcagaagggaaagggaaattcAACATCCTTC ccctcctgttgcttcaacatccttcgctTCAACATCCTTCATCAGCCTTGTTgctcctcagcctcctgttgcttcaacatcctttgcgcCTCAACATCCTTCGTGCctctcagcctcctgttgcttcaacatccttcgtgcctcagcctcctgttgctctAACATCCTTCATGCCTCTCATCAGCCTCAGCCAACATCCTTCGTGTGCCTTGTTGCTCAACATCCTTTGTgcatcagcctcctgttgcttcaacatcttTGCCTCCtgtcagcctcctgttgcttcaacatccttcgtgcctcatcagcctcctgttgcttcaacatccttcgtgcctcatcagcctcctgttgcttcaacatccttcgtcTCATCAGCCTCAACATCCTTTGTGCCTCATCAGCCTCCAGCATCCTTCGTTGCTTCaatcagcctcctgttgcttcaacatccttcgtgcctcatcagcctcctgttgcttcaacatccttcgcgcctcatcagcctcctgttgcttcaacatccttcgtgCCTCtcatcagcctcctgttgcttcaacatcctttgtgcctctcatcagcctcctgttgcttcaacatccttcgtgCCTCtcatcagcctcctgttgcttcaacagcctcctgttgcttcaacatccttcgcgcctcatcagcctcctgttgcttcaacatcctgtGCAGCCCAAACaacctcctgttgcttcaacatccttcgccTGACACCAGCCTCATGTTGCTTCAACATCTCaacagcctcctgttgcttcaacagcctcctgttgcttcaacaacTGTCCTTCTTCAGCCTCCTGCTTCAGTATCCTCCTGGGGTCCTGTTGTTCAACATCCTTCGCCCTCATCAGCCTCCTGTTGCCATTACACCACCGTCACCTTCGATGCTCCAGCACCTGTTAAATCCTTTGAAAAATTcagttgcttcaacatcctttgtgcCTCTCAAGCCTTAGCTTCAACATCCTTTGGTGTATCAGCCTCAACATCCTTCTCCTCTCATCATCCTGTTGCTTCAGACATCAacatcagcctcctgttgcttcaacattgGACATCAGCCTCACAAaatcagcctcctgttgcttcaccTTTGTGCCTCTCATCAGCCTCCTGTTGCAAAATCCTTTGTGTCACATTCACCAAAGTAGTTTTCTTGAATGCTTCAATCCTTTGTGCCTCTCATCAGCCTCCTGCCAAACAAACTTTGACCTGCATGCCTCCTGATCAAACATCCTTGGCCTCTCAcctgcttcaacatcctttgtgcCTCTCAGTTGCTTCAATTGTTTCCAAGCCTCCTGTTGCTAAAGAGGTGCCACTTTAA